In Deltaproteobacteria bacterium, the genomic stretch CTTTATTTTGGATATTCAGCTTATCAAAACAGGCAGGAAAAACTGGCCCATGAAAAATATTTTTTAAGCCAGGAGTTGACCGATCCGGATCAGAAAATAAAACAAATGGAGGGAATTACCAAGGACTACCCCAGGACCAAGGCGGCCTACACCTCCTGGGTGACCTTGGGACATCTCTATTATCAGAAAAAAGACTTTCCCCGGGCTGTTTCTGCCTATCAAATGGCCCTAAGCAAAGGGAAATTTCCCCCTGCCATCAAAACCCTGATCTTAGAGAACCTCGCTTATACCTTAGAGCAAAAAGGCGATTTACCCCAGGCGGCTAAAACTTTTTCGGAGATCGCCCAGGGAAAAGAAAATTTATTAAAAGAAGACGCCCTGTTAAGTCAGGCCAGGATTTTTCAGAAAATGGGAAAACATCAGGAGGTCAAAGCCAGCTACCAAGCCTTTCTAAAATCCTTTCCCAAATCGGTTTATGCCCCGATGGTTAAAGACCGTTTGGCCCGGTTGTGAGGTTCGTTACCTGCTGGATTCTGAATGTCTGATAAAAATACAGATAAAAGCTTCAAATTTTTCAAAAGGCAATCGGGTTACTTATTTTCTTATTTTTTCACTTGACATGGGGTACCGGAAAAGATAGCGTAGCTACAATATAACTACATTTTATCAACTCAAAATTGATGATCCTATAAAAAGTGCGGAAGAGCTCATTTTCGTCATTCCCGTGGAAACGGGAATCCAGTGTTATTAATAAGTTATGATTAGCCTGGATTACCGCCTGCGCGGGAATGACGGGTTTTTTTACATAGCCATCAAAATTGATGGATTCGCAAAAATCGCTGAAACCCGCGTTGTGTCAATCCCATGAAAACGGGTCCCGCCCTTGGCAGGGTTAACTATTTTGGCAGAGATGGGAAAGGGCGCTCATTAGCATTTTCAACCGAAGGAGTGAAGTTATGCATGAGTTATTAAAAGGAAAACCTGGAGAAAAACTGTTGTTGTTGGGTAATGAGGCCATTACCAGAGGGGCCATTGAGGCCGGGTTGGCTTTTGCCACCGCTTATCCGGGAACCCCCTCCTCTGAAGTGGCTTTGAACTTCTATCAAATCAAACAAGAATCGGATCTTTATTTCGAATACTCTACTAATGAGAAGGTCGCTCTGGAGGTGGCCTCCGGGGCGGCAGTCTCCGGGTTGAGGACCATGGTCACCATGAAACATGTGGGTCTGAACGTGGCTGCCGATCCTTTAATGACCTTGGCTTATACCGGGGTAACCGGCGGGATGGTCATTTTGACGGCCGACGACCCTTCTCTCTTTTCCAGCCAGAATGAACAGGACAACCGTTTCTATGCCCGGCTCTCCACCCTGCCCATGCTGGAACCGACGACGCCTCAGGAAGCCAAGGATATGACCCTGGCCGCCTTCGACCTTTCGGAAAAGCTGAAGTTGCCGGTCCTCTTACGGACCACTACCCGGATCAATCATTCCCGGGGTGTCGTCACTCTGGGGGAAATCAGACCTCGTCAGACCCAGGGGTCTTTTAAGAAAGATCCCTTCAGCTATGTGACGGTCCCGGCAGTCTCCCGAAACCTGCACGTAAAACTCCTGCAGAAATATGATCAGGCCCTGGAACTGGCAAATCAATCGGCCTTCAATGAAATTATCGGCTCCGGAAAATGGGGAATCATTACCCAGGGGGTAAGTTTCTGTTATGTCCAGGATGCTCTGGAGGATATGAAGGCCGGAGATTCTTTTTCCGTATTGAAGCTCGGTTTTTCTTATCCCTTTCCGACTCAATTGGCCCAAAAATTCCTCGACCAGGTGGACAAAGTCTTAGTCGTGGAGGAATTGGAACCCATTGTGGAAGGAGAGTTAAAGGCCCTGGCCCAGACTATGGGGCGGAATATCCCCATTCAGGGCAAAGGAATCGGCC encodes the following:
- a CDS encoding indolepyruvate ferredoxin oxidoreductase subunit alpha, whose protein sequence is MHELLKGKPGEKLLLLGNEAITRGAIEAGLAFATAYPGTPSSEVALNFYQIKQESDLYFEYSTNEKVALEVASGAAVSGLRTMVTMKHVGLNVAADPLMTLAYTGVTGGMVILTADDPSLFSSQNEQDNRFYARLSTLPMLEPTTPQEAKDMTLAAFDLSEKLKLPVLLRTTTRINHSRGVVTLGEIRPRQTQGSFKKDPFSYVTVPAVSRNLHVKLLQKYDQALELANQSAFNEIIGSGKWGIITQGVSFCYVQDALEDMKAGDSFSVLKLGFSYPFPTQLAQKFLDQVDKVLVVEELEPIVEGELKALAQTMGRNIPIQGKGIGRLNRLFEYEPARVRSSIADYFGLSYQGRTMVDLSNIPPLPGRPPNLCPGCPHRSTYYAVKKVAGEE
- a CDS encoding tetratricopeptide repeat protein, with the translated sequence MVRKKKISTKEMLKRPDEFLTLSTRTLNWVKDNYQKAIWVGSGIVFLLILYFGYSAYQNRQEKLAHEKYFLSQELTDPDQKIKQMEGITKDYPRTKAAYTSWVTLGHLYYQKKDFPRAVSAYQMALSKGKFPPAIKTLILENLAYTLEQKGDLPQAAKTFSEIAQGKENLLKEDALLSQARIFQKMGKHQEVKASYQAFLKSFPKSVYAPMVKDRLARL